In one Nicotiana tomentosiformis chromosome 6, ASM39032v3, whole genome shotgun sequence genomic region, the following are encoded:
- the LOC104098372 gene encoding transcription factor DIVARICATA-like, which produces MEILSPAPYLSNSSWFLDEEKSTKWTPAENKAFENALAFFDKDTPDRWQRVAEMVPGKTVVDVIRQYKELEDDVSRIEAGLITIPGYTTTSSSPFTLEWGNSHSSFDGYKQSYVVGGKRSLSNRPPEQERKKGIPWTEEEHKLFLMGLKKYGKGDWRNISRNFVITRTPTQVASHAQKYFIRQLSGGKDKRRASIHDITTINLNDNQTPSPDHQKPTSIDQSTVISQQPKSADNAMHKIPFQWSQVNNGFNYAEGSLFVSPPYGGNSYGDIKMQSQSLQQRGAMREPYFGSQSMNFQLQSAQPYYHA; this is translated from the exons ATGGAGATATTATCACCAGCTCCTTATCTTTCAAATTCAAGCTGGTTTCTTGATGAGGAAAAGAGCACAAAATGGACTCCAGCTGAGAATAAGGCATTTGAGAATGCTCTTGCCTTTTTTGATAAAGATACACCAGATAGATGGCAAAGGGTAGCAGAAATGGTTCCAGGGAAAACAGTTGTTGATGTAATTAGGCAATATAAGGAATTAGAAGATGATGTGAGCAGGATAGAAGCTGGATTAATTACTATTCCTGGTTATACTACTACTTCTTCTTCACCTTTTACATTAGAATGGGGGAATAGTCATAGTAGCTTTGATGGATACAAGCAGTCTTATGTTGTTGGAGGCAAAAGATCTTTGTCCAATAGGCCTCCAGAACAAGAGAGGAAGAAGGGTATTCCATGGACAGAGGAAGAACACAA GTTGTTTCTAATGGGGCTTAAAAAGTATGGAAAAGGCGATTGGAGGAATATCTCGCGAAATTTCGTTATTACTAGAACCCCAACTCAAGTGGCAAGTCATGCTCAGAAGTACTTTATCAGACAACTTTCCGGTGGCAAAGATAAAAGACGCGCCAGCATTCATGACATTACAACAATAAATCTCAATGATAATCAAACGCCTTCACCGGATCACCAAAAACCAACTTCAATCGATCAATCCACTGTGATTTCCCAGCAGCCAAAATCGGCTGACAATGCCATGCACAAAATTCCATTTCAGTGGAGTCAGGTGAATAATGGCTTTAATTATGCAGAAGGAAGTTTGTTCGTGTCTCCTCCTTATGGAGGTAACTCTTATGGGGACATTAAAATGCAAAGCCAAAGTCTGCAGCAAAGAGGTGCTATGCGTGAGCCTTACTTTGGATCTCAAAGTATGAATTTTCAGCTTCAATCGGCACAGCCTTACTATCATGCATGA